The genome window ACATGATTGTGGGCTTGGTCAAAGCTGATAACGGCTCAATAGCTATCAACGAAGAAACGATTACCCCTTTGGCTATGCACCAACGCGCACGCAAAGGAATTGGTTACTTACCTCAAGAAGCATCTATTTTTCGAAAGCTCAGTGTTGAAGATAACTTACTTGGCATTTTAGAAATGCGAAAAGAGCTATCAGTTGATCAACAAAAAGCCAAAATGGAAGAGTTGTTAGAAGAGTTTCACATTACGCACATACGAAATAGTCTAGGTATGAGCTTGTCTGGTGGAGAACGACGCCGAGTCGAAATAGCGCGTGCCCTAGCCTCCGAGCCCGCTTTTATTTTGTTAGACGAACCCTTTGCAGGGGTTGACCCAATCTCTGTAAATGATATTAAAAAGACGATAAAACACCTACAATCAAAAGGTATTGGAGTCTTAATAACGGACCACAATGTCAGAGAAACACTAGACATTTGTGAGAAAGCCTACATAGTCAGTGAAGGTGTTATCCTAGCTGAAGGCGAGCCAAGCGATATACTGGCAAATGAAAAAGTTCGTGCTGCTTACCTCGGCGAATCGTTTCGACTATAAGCAACACCTCGTGTTTTCTGGAGTCTACTTGTAATTTATGAAGCAGTCATTACAGTTAAAAATGGGGCAACATCTCACGATGACCCCACAATTACAGCAAGCAATTCGCTTACTGCAATTATCGACACTTGATCTACAGCAGGAGATTCAATCTGCATTAGACAGCAATCCCATGCTGGAAACTAATGAAGACAGTGAAGACAATGCGGCTCCGCAGGACAACTCTACACAGAGCGAGCAGCCTAGCAATTCAGATCAAACCCCATCGGAATACACGGCGCAAACAACACAAGAATCGACACAATCTGACGACCAAGAACCCGACTCTTTTGACGACAAGTGGAACGATGACATCCCCAGTGAGTTATCAACCGATTCATCTTGGGACGACACTTACCAAACTAGCAGCAACACATCGAGCACAAGTAATCGTGACGATGACAGCTTTTTTGAATCGAATGATAGTGCCGAGGAGAGTCTCCAAGACCATTTGCTATGGCAACTTAACCTAACAAGGATGTCCGCAGACGACCGTTTAGTTGCTGAAGCCATTATCGATGCGATCGACAACGAAGGCTATTTACGCCTTAACATTGAAGAGCTGCTTGAAGACTTTAAACGCCAAGAACCAGAACGCTTCCAAGAAGCAGAACTGGAAGAGTTCGAAGCCGTATTGCATCGCGTACAGCAGTTTGATCCGCCCGGTGTAGCGGCCCGCGACTTAGGTGAATGCCTGTGCATACAATTAAAACAATTACCTGAGCCGCCTCCTTTGTTAGCGCAAACATTGAACTTGTGCCAACATTATATCCACTTACTGGGTAACCATGATTACAAACAATTGATGCGCAAGCTACGCATCAAAGAACCACAATTACAGGCTATTATTGAACTCATTCAAACGCTAAACCCGCAGCCGGGAGCAATGATTTCACCTTCAAAAGCTGAATATGTGATTCCAGATGTTTTTGTGGAAAAGCTCAAAGGTGTTTGGACCGTGCGCTTGAATTCTGAAGCTTCACCTAATTTACGGATCAACACTCAGTATGCTGATTTGATTCGCCGAGCGGACTCCAGCGCGGATAACACCTATTTAAAAAACCATTTACAGGAAGCACGCTGGTTTATTAAGAGTCTACTCAGCCGAAATGAAACTCTGCTAAAAGTTTCAAGTCAAATTATCGAAAGGCAAGTAGATTTTCTTGAGCATGGTGAAGAAGCTATGAAGCCCATGGTGTTACATGACATTGCCGAAGCAGTTGAGATGCACGAATCCACTATCTCACGTGTGACGACACAAAAATTCATGCACACACCTCGCGGAATATTTGAGCTAAAGTACTTCTTTTCAAGCCATGTCAACACCAGCGATGGTGGCGCAGCCTCATCAACAGCCATACGAGCGGTCATAAAAAAACTGATAGCTGCCGAAAACCCTGCTAAACCTTTAAGTGATAGTAAAATTGCTCAACTTCTCGATGAAGAAGGAATCCAGGTCGCTCGAAGGACGATCGCCAAATATCGCGAAGCGATGGGAATCGCTCCTTCTAATGAACGCAAGCGTCTGGTTTAATAACGATACGCATACGACTGAAGAGTCGTGCTAAGGAGACAATCTATGCAGATCAATATCACAGGTCACCATGTAGAACTGACTGAAGCACTGTCCGAGTATGTACACACTAAGTTTGACAAGCTAGAACGCCATTTCGATAACATCACTAACGTACAAGTGACCTTGAGTGTTGATAAACAGCGGCAAATTGCCGAAGCTGACATGCATATTGCTGGAGGCGAAATATTTGCAACCAGTGAGCAGCCGGATATGTATGCGGCCATTGATGCCCTGACGGATAAGCTAGACCGTCAAATCATCAAACATAAAGAAAAGCTCAAGAGCCATAAATAACCTTCTAATAACTAATTGAAGTCATATGCCCATAATTTCTCTGTTAACACCTAGCCGCACTCTACAAGCAGTAGAGGGCGGCAGCAAAAAGCGCGTGCTAGAAATGGCAAGCAAACTCATTGCTGAATCAGTCGGTGAAGAAGTCACACACGAACTTATCTTCACCGGCCTAATTGGCAGAGAAAGGCTGGGCAGTACCGGCATCGGTGAAGGGGTTGCTATACCCCATTGCCGATTAGCGGGTATCGAAGCACCGATAGGAGCGCTGATTCACTTAGCAGAGCCTATCGATTTTGATGCTATCGACAGCCGTCCTGTAGATTTACTGTTCTTTTTGCTAGTCCCTGAAGCGGCATGTGATGAGCACCTCGGCACTTTAGCAAAATTAGCAGAAGTCTTTAGCCAAGATGAATGCCGTGTCGCCCTTCGAAAAGCCGACAGCAATGAAAACCTATTGGCTACAGCGACGCGCTTATTCCAATAAAGTGACATCAGCCTAATGCAATAAGAGAGCTCTCATGAAATTGGTAATCATTAGCGGGATGTCCGGCTCAGGAAAAAGCTCAGCCCTGCAGGCATTGGAAGATGTTGGTTTTTATTGCATTGATAACTTACCGGCTATGCTATTGCCGGATTTAATTAAGCATCTAGAAGCCGATGCTCAATTCAAAAAAATAGCCGTTTGTATCGATGCTCGTAACTTATCGAGTAATTTAGAGCGGCTCCCCGAGATCTGGCGTGATTTTAACGAACACAGCGACATTAACGCCGAGCTCGTGTTTATTAACGCGTCACTTGAAAGCTTACTCAACCGTTACAGCTCAACTAGACGCCGACATCCGATGTCAGAATTGTTTAGTGGATTAACTGACTCAATTGAGTACGAAAAAAAGCTCCTTGAGCCGATCGCCGAAATTGCTGATATACGAATCGATACTACACATATGTCACTATACGACCTCCGTGACACGATTAAATTACGTGTAGCAGAGCGCAAACAGCAAACGTTATCACTGCAATTTGAGTCGTTTGGCTTTAAACATGGCGTTCCAATGGATGTCGATATGGTATTTGATGTCCGTGTACTGCCAAACCCTTATTGGCTTCCTGAATTACGTAAATTTACGGGCAAGGACAAGCCTGTCATCGACTTTTTAAGCAACGAGGCTCTGGTCGATGAAATGTACCAGGATATTCGCGGTTACATTGAAAAGTGGTTGCCTGAGTTTTCCAACAATAACCGCAGTTATGTCACGGTAGGTATTGGCTGCACCGGCGGCCAGCACCGGTCCGTTTTTCTTGCGGAGAAGCTAACGGGCTATTTTAAATCACTCATGGATACGGTGAACATACGCCACCGAGAACTGCACTAAGTGCCAGTTTAAGATCAGGAATAAGCGCATGCTAGAAAAGAAAATCACAATAATAAATAAGCTCGGCTTACACGCCCGCGCAGCCGCCAAGCTCATCAACACAACCTCGCGCTTTTCGTGCGACGTCCGCCTAGAAAAAGATGACCGAGAAGTGGATGGGAAAAGTATCATGTCTGTTATGATGCTTGCCGCAAGTCGAGGCACCGAACTTACTGTAAAAACTCAAGGCGAAGACCAAGATGAAGCCCTGAGCGCAATAGAAGCGTTAATTAATAACCGCTTTGACGAAGAAGAGTAATATCAGCCAACAGATCTACTGTAGGCTTAAGAACTATCCGTTATACTAGCGCCTACGCCACCAAGGCGCCCCTACTCTATCCTGACGCTGACAGTGAGCACCTAAGGACTTTATGACGGCTCAAGAAGATACCACAGCATTAGACAAGCTAAATAGCGCTCTCAATAGCGGCGCATTTCAACAAGTCCGTTTCACCCTTAACAGCACATTACGTCCTGTAGAAGTCGCACATTTACTCGAAAAGTCGCCCCCAAAAGAGCGCCAAATTCTTTGGAACCTAATCCATCCAGAGAATGAAGGTAAGGTACTGCAATACCTTGCTGATGATATCCAGGCCGACATTTTAAGCAAAATGGATGCTGATCGTTTATTAGCGATTACGGAAACATTAGATACCGACGATGTAGCCGACGTTTTACAACAACTCCCAGAGCGTATTACTCGCGAGCTGCTCCAAATTATGGATCAGCAAAATCGCGAGCGCATCGAAGAGATCTTGGCTTACCCAGAGGACACCGCTGGCGGCTTGATGAATACCGACACGGTTACTATCCGCCCCGATATAACGGTAGAAACGTGCTTGCGCTATATTCGTCGCCATAATGAAATCCCAGAGATGACGGATAGCCTTTTTGTAGTAAGCCGAAAAAAGAATTCATACATAGGCACACTTCCCCTTACCAAGCTGTTGGTGAGTGACCCCGAAATTACAATTCGGGAAATAATGAATACCGATATTAAGCCCATACCTGCTGACATGCCTGATGATAAGGTTGCTTCTCTTTTTGAAAAGCACGACCTAGTCTCTGCCCCTGTTATTAACAAGAGCGGTAAATTATTGGGACGTATCACTATCGACGATGTAGTCGACGTTATACGGGAAGATGCCGACCACTCCTTAATGAGCATGGCGGGTCTGGATGAAGATGAAGATACTTTTGCTCCACTCTTAAAAACTACGCGCCGTCGCGCTGTTTGGCTGGGCATTAACTTACTAACAGCGTTACTTGCTTCATCTGTGATCGGACTCTTCCAAGACACCATTGATAAAGTAGTCGCTCTGGCCGTACTAATGCCCATTGTGGCATCCATGGGCGGTATAGCAGGCAGCCAAACCTTAACTCTGATGATACGTGGTCAAGCATTAGGACATGTCGAGCGTTCAAACGCTCGCTGGCTTCTTAACCGCGAGCTGTTAGTCAGCTTATTAAACGGGATCATATGGGCCGGGGTCGTGGCAGCGGTGTCTATGGTCTGGTTCAGCAGCCAAACTATCGGTATCGTTATTGGGTTAGCTATTGTCATCAATTTAATTGTCGGAGCACTGGCCGGCACCCTACTTCCCCTCGTATTAAAAGCGTGGGGGATCGATCCAGCATTGGCAGGCAGTGTCTTACTGACTACAATTACCGACGTGGTAGGTTTTTTTGCCTTCCTTGGCCTAGCCACTTATTTCTACGGATAACTTAATGAGCAATATCGATACACATGACACCGACTATGAAGATGATGACTTTGTCAGTCGTTCGCAACGTAAACGAGAAGTTGAAGCACTTCAGGACATAGGCACGAAAATGATTGATTTGCGCCCAGATCAACTTAAGCGCATGCCTATTGATGAAACACTTTACGACGCTATTGTGGAAGCTAAACGGCTAAGCTCACGCAACGCGCTAAAGCGCCAAATGCAGTATATTGGCAAACTCATGCGCCATGAAGATGGGGACGCTATACAAGCACAGCTAGATCGATTTGATTCGACATCTGAAGCGCATAACCAAATGTTTCATAAGCTCGAAAAATGGCGTGATCGTTTGATCGCAAATGAGAGCGGCATGCTAGATGTCATCATTAATGAATACAGCGCTATTGATGTACAACATTTGCGTCAGCTAGTCAGAAATGCTCAAAAAGAAAAGGCAGACAATAAAGCGCCAGCCGCTTCACGCAAACTCTTTAAATACTTGCGCCAACTAGAAGAGAGCAAACAAGCGTAACAACTTTATTTATCATTACGGTCCATTCTAAATGGATCGTTACGCTGTTTTTCCTTTTCAGACACCACGGTATCTACTTCAGGTTCAGCCCACGGCCCATTAAGCTGATAGGTCAACGTACTAACCTTCTCAAGCTTATCACCTATCAACTTATCAATAATAAAAACAGCACCCGCTATTTGAGGCGCGCCTAATAACACTGCCGCGATTGGCACATTGCTCGTTAACGGTAAAACAACATCCATCTTCGCATTAATAGTTTGCTGCGCTAAATTCAACTCGCCATTTAACTTCAAATCGGCCGAAGGACCTTCTAGGCTTAAAGGCTTGTCCGTATAGGCTATGCCATCATTGATTAAAAAGCTCGCATCTAGGGTATCGTAAGCTACCCCTTTTTCTACCAAATCGGTGAAATTCAACTTTAAGCGACGCACTATCGTATTAAAGTTAAGGATACCAAAGAGGCGTAAAATATTAGCGGAATTTCCACTTTCGACAATACGTCCATTAGTTAATGACATGACGAAATTACCACTCAGATCATCCGGTGTGAACCCCCATAGATATCCCGGCCAACTTAACTTTGCACTAAGATTGCCTTTAGTCGACTCAATGACTCCCGAGTAACCCCATTGCGCGATGACCTTTCCTAAATCACCACCGGCAAAGCTCAAATCAAGGTAGCTTTGAGGCGCTTTGTTTTGTACGCTCCAACCCGCTTCTCCCGTTAGGTGATAAGAACCTATATCTGCAGTAATGCTCGATACAGTGAATTGCCCCTGCAAACCTGGCACAAGTGCGGCTTGCCAGCGCCCCAACTCATGACTATTCAAACGCAATTCATCAATCACCACATCCATCTTTGGCCACTGAGAAACATCAATTAACGGCGCTTCAGAACTTGATGATTCCGGCTGGTTCAAGAAGATAGCGCCTTTACCTTGTGTATTGAGCCGTAGATGCTTCAAAGATATTTGATAAGGCTGTTGATCATCCTCCGGAATTTTAATATCGCCAGTAACAACCGGGCTAATCACACCAATAGTCGCACGGCCATTGACGGGTGAGTGGTAGACTACGTTTACACGAGGTAAGCGCATATTTTCATAGAGAACTTGATCGACCATTAATGAAACAGTAACCGGGACATTACTTGTTTGGCTTTGCGTCTGTGCTGGCTCTGCCGAAGCCCCGGATACCCATTCATTACGCTTGAGCAAAGCCGACAACTCATCAAGATCAATAGTGCCTTGCCGCCCTTCTACCCAAACACCCGGCGTGCTCGGTTCTTGCGGCCTTGTATCGCCTAAAAAAATACGCGTCCCCGCAAGGTCTCCCATCATTTTGGTGACCCCACGCAACTGGTTATTCAAATTGAACCGCCAAACCGGATCATTGATACCTAACTGACCGACTAGCTGCAAAGATTTAGTGTCAGAAGATGACTTTCCGTAAGGCGCTGGCAGAAGCAACTCAACACCTTTTAGGTCAGTATTAACCACTAATTTATTACACAGCGGAGAGCCATCACAAATATCCATCCGCCCTGCAACAGCCGCAGCGCCTTTAACACTATTGAGGAAGCTCAAGCCTGTCCATTTATGTAAAGCCGCTGCTGATAACGTTCCATTGAGTGAGACTCTGGTAATTGCTGGAGATTCTGACGTGGCCGCAACTGTCTCTATATTCCCGACAACAGGACTACCTAGAA of Neptunomonas phycophila contains these proteins:
- the rapZ gene encoding RNase adapter RapZ, whose protein sequence is MKLVIISGMSGSGKSSALQALEDVGFYCIDNLPAMLLPDLIKHLEADAQFKKIAVCIDARNLSSNLERLPEIWRDFNEHSDINAELVFINASLESLLNRYSSTRRRHPMSELFSGLTDSIEYEKKLLEPIAEIADIRIDTTHMSLYDLRDTIKLRVAERKQQTLSLQFESFGFKHGVPMDVDMVFDVRVLPNPYWLPELRKFTGKDKPVIDFLSNEALVDEMYQDIRGYIEKWLPEFSNNNRSYVTVGIGCTGGQHRSVFLAEKLTGYFKSLMDTVNIRHRELH
- the yjgA gene encoding ribosome biogenesis factor YjgA; amino-acid sequence: MSNIDTHDTDYEDDDFVSRSQRKREVEALQDIGTKMIDLRPDQLKRMPIDETLYDAIVEAKRLSSRNALKRQMQYIGKLMRHEDGDAIQAQLDRFDSTSEAHNQMFHKLEKWRDRLIANESGMLDVIINEYSAIDVQHLRQLVRNAQKEKADNKAPAASRKLFKYLRQLEESKQA
- the ptsN gene encoding PTS IIA-like nitrogen regulatory protein PtsN, producing MPIISLLTPSRTLQAVEGGSKKRVLEMASKLIAESVGEEVTHELIFTGLIGRERLGSTGIGEGVAIPHCRLAGIEAPIGALIHLAEPIDFDAIDSRPVDLLFFLLVPEAACDEHLGTLAKLAEVFSQDECRVALRKADSNENLLATATRLFQ
- a CDS encoding RNA polymerase factor sigma-54; this translates as MKQSLQLKMGQHLTMTPQLQQAIRLLQLSTLDLQQEIQSALDSNPMLETNEDSEDNAAPQDNSTQSEQPSNSDQTPSEYTAQTTQESTQSDDQEPDSFDDKWNDDIPSELSTDSSWDDTYQTSSNTSSTSNRDDDSFFESNDSAEESLQDHLLWQLNLTRMSADDRLVAEAIIDAIDNEGYLRLNIEELLEDFKRQEPERFQEAELEEFEAVLHRVQQFDPPGVAARDLGECLCIQLKQLPEPPPLLAQTLNLCQHYIHLLGNHDYKQLMRKLRIKEPQLQAIIELIQTLNPQPGAMISPSKAEYVIPDVFVEKLKGVWTVRLNSEASPNLRINTQYADLIRRADSSADNTYLKNHLQEARWFIKSLLSRNETLLKVSSQIIERQVDFLEHGEEAMKPMVLHDIAEAVEMHESTISRVTTQKFMHTPRGIFELKYFFSSHVNTSDGGAASSTAIRAVIKKLIAAENPAKPLSDSKIAQLLDEEGIQVARRTIAKYREAMGIAPSNERKRLV
- the lptB gene encoding LPS export ABC transporter ATP-binding protein; the protein is MMTPDSTLHARNLAKSYKKRNVVRDVSLSVNSGEIVGLLGPNGAGKTTCFYMIVGLVKADNGSIAINEETITPLAMHQRARKGIGYLPQEASIFRKLSVEDNLLGILEMRKELSVDQQKAKMEELLEEFHITHIRNSLGMSLSGGERRRVEIARALASEPAFILLDEPFAGVDPISVNDIKKTIKHLQSKGIGVLITDHNVRETLDICEKAYIVSEGVILAEGEPSDILANEKVRAAYLGESFRL
- a CDS encoding HPr family phosphocarrier protein; translated protein: MLEKKITIINKLGLHARAAAKLINTTSRFSCDVRLEKDDREVDGKSIMSVMMLAASRGTELTVKTQGEDQDEALSAIEALINNRFDEEE
- the mgtE gene encoding magnesium transporter, which codes for MTAQEDTTALDKLNSALNSGAFQQVRFTLNSTLRPVEVAHLLEKSPPKERQILWNLIHPENEGKVLQYLADDIQADILSKMDADRLLAITETLDTDDVADVLQQLPERITRELLQIMDQQNRERIEEILAYPEDTAGGLMNTDTVTIRPDITVETCLRYIRRHNEIPEMTDSLFVVSRKKNSYIGTLPLTKLLVSDPEITIREIMNTDIKPIPADMPDDKVASLFEKHDLVSAPVINKSGKLLGRITIDDVVDVIREDADHSLMSMAGLDEDEDTFAPLLKTTRRRAVWLGINLLTALLASSVIGLFQDTIDKVVALAVLMPIVASMGGIAGSQTLTLMIRGQALGHVERSNARWLLNRELLVSLLNGIIWAGVVAAVSMVWFSSQTIGIVIGLAIVINLIVGALAGTLLPLVLKAWGIDPALAGSVLLTTITDVVGFFAFLGLATYFYG
- the hpf gene encoding ribosome hibernation promoting factor, with the translated sequence MQINITGHHVELTEALSEYVHTKFDKLERHFDNITNVQVTLSVDKQRQIAEADMHIAGGEIFATSEQPDMYAAIDALTDKLDRQIIKHKEKLKSHK